Proteins co-encoded in one Brassica rapa cultivar Chiifu-401-42 chromosome A02, CAAS_Brap_v3.01, whole genome shotgun sequence genomic window:
- the LOC103851949 gene encoding uncharacterized protein LOC103851949: MDDSNTRSQTKKTKKLQKDKNKNKKNNIPTVWFSLKKSLHCKSEPSDVHVPKSTKHLTTISTKRISTANSSLPSAGCGGGLSGCSRSIANLKDVIHGSKRHFEKPPISSPRSIGSNEFLNPITHEVILSNSTCELKITGVGDMASPAGATESGGGGGGNGRSTTFVGMLRPGTPMHHLNHSASHRSHASSTAAKKGSFASSEREVTGEGFHTKRRVSLEMNRDSAVNGGKYSVSCHKCGEQFSKLEAAEAHHLSKHAVTELVEGDSSRKIVEIICRTSWLKSENQCGRIDRVLKVHNMQKTLARFEEYRETVKIRASKLQKKHPRCLADGNELLRFHGTTVACGLGINGSTSLCTAEKCCVCRIIRNGFSAKREKNNGVGVFTASTSGRAFESILVEEGDGERTVTVRKVLIVCRVIAGRVHRPVENVEEVNGLMMSGFDSLAGKVGLYTNVEELYLLNPRALLPCFVVICKS; the protein is encoded by the exons ATGGACGATTCAAACACAAGAAGCCAAActaagaagacgaagaagcttcAGAAagacaagaacaagaacaagaagaacaaCATCCCTACTGTTTGGTTCTCTCTCAAGAAATCTCTCCACTGCAAATCCGAACCATCCGACGTCCACGTCCCCAAATCCACAAAACACCTCACCACAATCTCCACCAAGCGCATCTCCACCGCCAACTCCTCCCTACCCTCCGCCGGATGCGGCGGCGGCTTATCCGGATGCTCGAGATCGATAGCGAATCTCAAAGACGTGATCCACGGGAGCAAACGCCACTTCGAGAAACCGCCGATAAGCAGTCCTCGCTCCATCGGAAGCAACGAGTTCCTCAACCCCATAACTCACGAAGTCATCCTCAGCAACTCCACCTGCGAGCTCAAAATCACCGGCGTCGGAGACATGGCTTCCCCCGCCGGAGCAACGGAATCCGGCGGTGGCGGCGGAGGAAACGGACGGTCGACGACTTTTGTGGGGATGCTGAGGCCGGGGACGCCGATGCATCATCTGAACCACTCTGCTTCTCACCGGAGCCATGCTTCGTCGACGGCGGCGAAAAAGGGATCCTTTGCTTCGTCGGAGAGAGAGGTAACAGGAGAAGGGTTTCACACAAAGAGGAGAGTTTCTTTGGAGATGAACAGAGACTCCGCCGTCAACGGAGGCAAATACTCTGTTTCTTGCCATAAATGTGGTGAACAGTTCAGCAAACTCGAAGCTGCAGAAGCTCATCATCTCTCTAAACACGCCG TGACGGAGCTCGTAGAAGGCGACTCGTCGAGGAAGATAGTGGAGATAATCTGTAGAACGAGCTGGTTAAAGTCAGAGAACCAATGCGGGAGAATAGACCGTGTCCTAAAAGTACACAACATGCAGAAGACACTAGCTCGGTTCGAGGAGTACAGAGAGACGGTGAAGATCAGAGCGAGCAAGCTCCAGAAGAAGCACCCGAGATGTCTCGCCGACGGCAACGAGCTCCTCAGGTTCCACGGCACCACCGTGGCTTGCGGTTTGGGGATAAACGGGTCGACGAGCCTCTGCACGGCGGAAAAGTGCTGCGTCTGCCGGATCATACGGAACGGGTTCTCGGCGAAGCGGGAGAAGAATAACGGTGTTGGGGTTTTCACGGCGTCGACGAGCGGGAGAGCGTTTGAGTCGATTTTGGTGGAGGAGGGAGATGGGGAGAGGACGGTGACGGTGAGGAAGGTGTTGATTGTGTGTAGGGTTATAGCCGGGAGAGTTCATAGGCCGGTGGAGAATGTGGAGGAGGTGAATGGGTTGATGATGAGTGGGTTTGATTCTTTGGCTGGAAAAGTTGGGTTGTATACAAATGTGGAGGAGCTTTATTTGCTCAATCCTAGAGCTTTGCTTCCTTGCTTTGTGGTAATCTGCAagtcttaa